A single window of Chitinophaga sp. XS-30 DNA harbors:
- a CDS encoding CcoQ/FixQ family Cbb3-type cytochrome c oxidase assembly chaperone, translating to MKFIKYLESIAGISIYPMASLLIFSIFFLLAAFWAFRADKKMMDQISHIPLDNDEPKNR from the coding sequence ATGAAATTCATCAAATATCTCGAATCCATTGCAGGCATCAGCATTTATCCGATGGCCTCGCTGCTGATCTTCTCCATTTTCTTCCTGCTGGCCGCCTTCTGGGCATTCCGGGCAGACAAGAAAATGATGGACCAGATCAGCCACATTCCCTTAGACAACGACGAACCTAAAAACCGCTAA
- the ccoO gene encoding cytochrome-c oxidase, cbb3-type subunit II — translation MYALRAFGGLLYVSGLILMIVNIVKTVRRGKFVANEEAEAPPLVKITATYGKAHWHNWIERRPVQMAVFSLIVVGIGGILEMVPTFLIRSNIPTISTVKPYTPLELHGRDIYIREGCYTCHSQMIRPFRDEVARYGEYSKAGEFIYDHPFQWGSKRTGPDLARLGGKYPDSWHYNHMLDPTSMSPGSIMPTYPWLFDSRVDKSKTPAMINVMRKLGVPYEQGYEKTANADYDKQARQITANLKQDKLEIAEDREIVALIAYMQRLGKDIKVSPEKN, via the coding sequence ATGTACGCCCTGCGCGCCTTCGGTGGATTGTTGTACGTAAGCGGGCTGATCCTGATGATCGTGAATATTGTAAAAACAGTACGCCGCGGCAAATTCGTGGCCAATGAAGAAGCCGAGGCGCCCCCGCTGGTAAAGATTACCGCCACATACGGCAAAGCGCACTGGCATAACTGGATAGAAAGAAGACCGGTACAGATGGCTGTGTTCAGCCTGATCGTTGTAGGCATCGGCGGCATCCTGGAAATGGTGCCCACCTTCCTCATCCGCAGCAATATTCCCACCATCAGCACCGTAAAACCTTATACACCGCTGGAGCTGCACGGGCGGGATATCTACATCCGCGAAGGCTGTTATACCTGTCACTCCCAGATGATCCGCCCTTTCCGCGATGAAGTAGCGCGGTATGGCGAATACTCCAAAGCGGGCGAGTTCATCTATGACCACCCGTTCCAGTGGGGCTCCAAACGCACCGGTCCGGACCTGGCGAGACTGGGCGGCAAGTACCCGGACTCCTGGCACTACAACCACATGCTCGATCCCACATCCATGTCTCCCGGCAGTATCATGCCCACTTATCCCTGGCTGTTCGACAGCCGTGTGGACAAGAGCAAAACCCCGGCGATGATCAATGTGATGCGGAAGCTCGGCGTGCCATATGAGCAGGGATATGAAAAGACAGCCAATGCAGATTATGACAAACAGGCCAGACAGATCACGGCGAATCTGAAACAGGACAAGCTGGAAATAGCGGAAGACCGGGAGATCGTGGCATTGATCGCCTATATGCAAAGGCTTGGAAAAGACATCAAGGTTTCACCTGAAAAAAACTAG
- the ccoS gene encoding cbb3-type cytochrome oxidase assembly protein CcoS, with product MSVIFLLLGASLVVALFFLIAFIWSVKDGQYEDDYSPARRMLFDEKINND from the coding sequence ATGAGTGTGATATTCCTCCTCCTCGGTGCGAGCCTCGTGGTTGCGCTGTTCTTTCTGATCGCCTTTATCTGGTCCGTCAAAGACGGACAGTATGAAGATGATTACTCGCCAGCCCGCCGTATGCTGTTTGACGAAAAGATCAACAACGACTAA
- a CDS encoding heavy metal translocating P-type ATPase metal-binding domain-containing protein, with product MDTQVQQLCAHCGEPCPQGDRFCCNGCEMVYELLNENGLCNYYEMNERPGMAQRMAVRKDKFAFLEDDRIQQQLVQFQDHQQTHVTFYIPNIHCSSCLWLLENLHRLDAGVQQVNVNFSKKEARIIFHQQQTSLRKVAETLTSIGYEPYISLQDLGKKKPAVSRRLIYQLGVAGFSFGNIMLLSFPEYFSGEHLEAGMSTVFRYLNLALSLPVFFYSAQAFYASAWKGLKHGFLNIDVPIVLAIVVTFVRSLVDVLSGSGAGYFDSMTGIVLFMLIGRILQDKTYQGLSFDRDYTAYFPIAVSVINGRQETTKVLPDVKAGDTLLIHHQELVPADGILVKGKALIDYSFVTGESEPVMKNMGELVYAGGRQLEGNIEILTIREVAQSYLTSLWNRDELKGDKQQKASFIHLLGQYFTWIVLTVAAATAIYWGIYDASKIWPAVTAILIIACPCALLLAASFTNGHILRILSRHGLYLRNAQAIESLAVSDHIVFDKTGTLTSREDTAVEWHGRPLSIPEKDAVSALTGQSQHPASKMIQGFLGQPFSSTVAHFSERAGQGIEGTAHHLHIRLGNSAWTGIPDPADQYGSIVHLRIDRQPAGYFLIRNTYRAGIDHMLKRLKYPMTVLSGDHAGEELPLRKMMGPETTLRFRQQPDDKLNYILQLQQQGKHVMMIGDGLNDAGALKQSDTGISLTENSNNFTPASDGIMEAAQLRKLPAFIRLCKVNKRIILFSFAYSTIYNITGLYFAVQGILSPLTAAILMPSSSISLILITYGMSEWAGKRLLR from the coding sequence ATGGATACACAGGTACAACAGTTATGCGCACACTGCGGGGAACCCTGCCCGCAGGGCGACCGGTTCTGTTGCAATGGTTGTGAGATGGTATATGAGCTGCTGAACGAGAACGGCCTATGCAATTACTATGAAATGAATGAAAGGCCGGGCATGGCCCAGCGCATGGCCGTCCGGAAAGACAAATTCGCTTTCCTGGAAGATGACAGGATACAGCAACAGCTGGTCCAGTTCCAGGACCATCAGCAGACCCATGTGACCTTTTATATCCCGAACATCCATTGCAGCTCCTGCCTCTGGCTGCTGGAGAACCTGCACCGGCTGGATGCCGGTGTACAACAGGTGAATGTGAACTTTTCGAAGAAAGAAGCCCGTATCATCTTCCATCAGCAGCAAACCTCCCTCCGGAAAGTGGCGGAAACGCTCACCAGCATAGGCTATGAGCCTTATATCAGCCTGCAGGACCTGGGAAAGAAAAAACCCGCCGTCAGCCGCAGGCTGATCTACCAGCTGGGCGTTGCCGGTTTCAGCTTCGGCAATATCATGCTGCTCAGCTTCCCGGAATATTTCTCCGGCGAGCACCTGGAAGCAGGCATGAGCACCGTTTTCAGATACCTTAATCTCGCTTTATCCCTCCCTGTGTTCTTTTACAGCGCCCAGGCTTTCTATGCCTCCGCCTGGAAAGGATTGAAACACGGCTTTCTTAATATAGACGTGCCCATTGTACTGGCCATCGTGGTAACCTTTGTGCGCAGTCTCGTGGATGTGCTGTCCGGCTCCGGGGCCGGTTATTTCGATTCGATGACCGGCATCGTACTGTTCATGCTCATTGGCAGGATACTGCAGGACAAGACCTACCAGGGGCTTTCGTTCGACCGGGACTACACCGCCTATTTCCCCATAGCCGTCAGCGTGATCAACGGCCGGCAGGAAACCACCAAAGTGCTGCCGGATGTGAAAGCCGGCGACACACTGCTCATTCATCACCAGGAGCTGGTGCCTGCGGACGGCATCCTGGTAAAAGGCAAGGCGCTGATCGATTATAGTTTCGTGACCGGGGAATCAGAACCGGTCATGAAGAATATGGGAGAACTGGTCTATGCCGGCGGGCGGCAGCTGGAAGGGAATATAGAGATACTGACCATCCGCGAAGTGGCGCAGAGTTACCTCACCAGCCTCTGGAACCGGGATGAACTGAAAGGCGACAAACAACAGAAAGCATCCTTCATTCATTTGCTCGGCCAGTATTTCACCTGGATCGTACTTACCGTTGCGGCGGCCACGGCCATTTATTGGGGCATTTATGACGCATCGAAGATATGGCCGGCGGTTACCGCTATTCTCATTATAGCATGCCCCTGCGCATTGCTGCTGGCGGCTTCGTTCACCAACGGCCACATCCTGCGCATCCTGAGCCGCCACGGGTTATACCTGCGGAACGCACAGGCCATAGAAAGCCTTGCCGTCAGCGATCATATTGTATTCGACAAAACCGGTACGCTCACTTCCCGCGAGGATACGGCCGTGGAATGGCATGGCCGGCCGCTGTCCATCCCCGAGAAAGATGCCGTTTCCGCGCTGACGGGGCAGTCGCAGCACCCGGCCAGCAAAATGATACAGGGGTTCCTGGGGCAGCCCTTCTCTTCAACGGTAGCGCACTTTTCAGAACGGGCGGGCCAGGGCATTGAAGGCACCGCACATCATCTGCACATCCGGCTCGGCAATTCGGCATGGACAGGCATACCAGATCCGGCGGACCAATACGGCAGCATCGTTCATCTTCGCATTGACCGGCAGCCTGCGGGATACTTCCTCATCCGCAATACTTACCGCGCGGGCATAGACCACATGCTGAAACGCCTCAAATATCCCATGACCGTACTTTCCGGCGACCATGCCGGGGAAGAGTTGCCGCTCCGCAAAATGATGGGACCGGAAACCACCCTGCGCTTCCGCCAACAGCCGGATGACAAGCTCAATTATATCCTGCAACTGCAGCAGCAAGGCAAGCACGTCATGATGATCGGGGATGGCCTGAATGATGCCGGTGCACTGAAACAAAGCGATACGGGCATCTCCCTCACAGAGAACAGCAACAACTTCACCCCTGCCAGCGACGGGATCATGGAAGCGGCGCAGCTGCGGAAGCTCCCGGCATTCATCCGGTTATGCAAAGTGAACAAACGTATTATCCTTTTCAGCTTCGCTTACTCCACTATTTATAACATCACGGGGCTGTACTTTGCCGTGCAGGGCATCCTGTCTCCCCTGACAGCTGCCATCCTGATGCCTTCCAGTTCCATCAGCCTGATCCTGATCACCTATGGCATGAGTGAATGGGCCGGAAAGCGCCTGCTGCGCTGA
- a CDS encoding murein L,D-transpeptidase, with protein sequence MDQLTKGWIIPLVIIIAACGHKRGQPQQEEIVKDIRQLDEVVPEQIAERLDYIVGNEGVMEDSIPVFRHSALSYAYGLNKAHAFWSANGKMHPATGSLLEWISTADNYGLVPGHFHSKALDDAARRLEADAGAAKNAALWAKMDVMLTDAFMKMAYQLHYGVAPRDSITLRRDSLLTDETLAALMQDALGLGNVSAVLQRQEPPHAGYTALKTAVRLFKQQYANRYWDTLPQQYTDTPLFRRLLTSRLIQSGHLDSLLQVDSVTLRNAVRTFQREFNIYPDGVVGKQTVQVLNKRPAEWLLQAAVNLDRWRKLPDTLPERYLMVNIPAFRLTVLEHEDTVLDSRVIVGTPRTRTPVLNSVMTNFVLFPYWRVPYSIVFKEMLPQIKKNPYYLIEKNLEVVTHDGEVVNPDSINWAKLGRNHFPYVLRQMDGLDNSLGIMKFNFFNKYSVYLHDTNNRTLFSNSNRALSHGCVRVQQWDSLAMYMVREDPKPGMRDSVRTWLEREEKRQYDLARRLPIYVRYFTAEMRYGRMQFYEDIYGEDKVLMQYFALGK encoded by the coding sequence ATGGATCAATTAACAAAAGGCTGGATCATACCGTTAGTCATCATCATCGCGGCATGCGGGCATAAACGGGGGCAACCGCAGCAGGAGGAGATCGTCAAGGATATTCGTCAGCTGGATGAAGTTGTGCCGGAGCAGATCGCGGAGCGGCTGGATTATATCGTGGGCAATGAAGGCGTGATGGAGGACAGTATCCCTGTTTTCCGGCACTCTGCATTAAGTTATGCCTACGGTCTGAATAAGGCACATGCTTTCTGGTCCGCAAACGGGAAGATGCATCCGGCAACGGGTTCCCTGCTGGAATGGATCAGCACAGCAGATAACTATGGCCTTGTTCCCGGACATTTTCACAGCAAAGCACTTGACGATGCGGCCCGGCGGCTGGAGGCAGATGCCGGCGCGGCAAAAAATGCGGCCCTGTGGGCAAAGATGGATGTGATGCTGACGGATGCATTCATGAAAATGGCCTATCAGCTGCATTACGGCGTAGCGCCAAGGGACAGCATTACCCTGCGCAGGGATTCCTTGCTGACCGATGAAACGCTTGCCGCGCTGATGCAGGATGCGTTGGGCCTGGGGAATGTTTCTGCCGTACTGCAACGGCAGGAGCCGCCGCATGCAGGCTACACCGCCCTGAAGACTGCGGTGCGATTGTTCAAACAGCAATATGCCAACCGGTATTGGGACACATTGCCGCAACAATACACGGATACGCCGTTATTCCGCCGCCTGCTGACTTCCCGCCTGATCCAAAGCGGTCATCTTGATTCATTGCTGCAAGTGGATTCGGTTACGCTGCGCAATGCCGTCAGAACATTTCAGCGCGAGTTCAATATCTACCCGGATGGCGTGGTGGGTAAACAAACCGTTCAGGTGTTGAATAAAAGACCGGCCGAATGGCTGCTGCAGGCTGCGGTGAACCTGGACCGCTGGCGGAAACTGCCGGATACCCTGCCGGAGCGTTACCTGATGGTGAATATCCCCGCTTTCCGGCTGACCGTTCTGGAACATGAAGATACAGTGCTCGATTCCCGCGTGATCGTGGGAACCCCACGCACCCGTACGCCGGTGCTCAACTCGGTTATGACCAACTTCGTGCTTTTCCCGTACTGGCGCGTGCCTTACAGCATCGTTTTCAAAGAAATGCTGCCGCAGATCAAAAAGAACCCTTACTATCTCATAGAAAAGAACCTGGAAGTGGTAACGCATGACGGCGAAGTCGTGAATCCTGATTCTATAAACTGGGCTAAGCTCGGGCGCAATCATTTTCCCTATGTACTGCGGCAGATGGACGGGTTGGATAATTCGCTCGGCATCATGAAGTTCAATTTTTTCAATAAATACAGCGTGTACCTGCACGATACGAATAACCGCACTTTGTTCAGCAATTCCAACCGGGCGCTGAGCCACGGTTGTGTAAGAGTGCAGCAGTGGGACAGCCTGGCCATGTACATGGTGCGGGAAGATCCTAAGCCCGGTATGCGGGACAGTGTGCGCACCTGGCTGGAACGGGAGGAAAAGCGGCAATACGATCTTGCCAGGCGTTTGCCCATTTACGTGAGATACTTCACGGCGGAGATGCGGTACGGCAGGATGCAGTTCTATGAGGATATTTACGGGGAGGATAAGGTGTTGATGCAATATTTTGCTTTGGGGAAATAG
- a CDS encoding NADP-dependent isocitrate dehydrogenase, whose product MSQKIKVANPVVELDGDEMTRIIWKFIKDKLIIPYLDLDIKYFDLGMEHRDATNDQVTIDAANAIKQYNVGIKCATITPDEQRVEEFKLKQMWKSPNGTIRNILDGTVFREPIVMKNVPRLVPNWTAPICIGRHAFGDQYRATDFVVKGKGKLTIKFEGENGEVIEHEVYQFKGDGVALAMYNTDESIRGFARACFNQAIIKKWPLYLSTKNTILKKYDGRFKDIFEETYQKEFKAEFEKLGLTYEHRLIDDMVASALKWHGNFVWACKNYDGDVQSDTVAQGFGSLGLMTSTLVTPDGKTMEAEAAHGTVTRHYRDHQAGKPTSTNPIASIFAWTRGLEFRGKLDNNQELINFAQALEQVCIETVESGKMTKDLAVCIHGNKVEHGKHYLYTEEFLQELDTALKAKLGK is encoded by the coding sequence ATGTCTCAGAAAATTAAAGTTGCAAACCCTGTAGTTGAACTGGATGGCGACGAAATGACGCGGATCATCTGGAAGTTCATTAAAGACAAACTGATCATTCCATATCTTGATTTAGATATTAAGTATTTCGACCTGGGCATGGAGCACCGCGATGCCACCAACGACCAGGTGACCATAGATGCGGCCAATGCCATCAAGCAATACAACGTCGGCATCAAATGCGCTACCATCACCCCTGATGAGCAACGTGTGGAAGAATTCAAGCTGAAACAGATGTGGAAGTCCCCCAACGGTACTATCCGCAACATCCTGGACGGCACCGTATTCCGTGAACCGATCGTAATGAAGAACGTTCCGCGCCTTGTGCCGAACTGGACCGCTCCCATCTGCATCGGCCGTCACGCTTTTGGCGACCAGTACCGCGCCACCGATTTCGTCGTGAAAGGCAAAGGCAAACTGACCATCAAATTCGAAGGCGAGAACGGAGAAGTGATCGAGCATGAAGTGTACCAGTTCAAAGGCGACGGCGTTGCCCTGGCGATGTACAATACAGACGAGTCCATCCGCGGCTTCGCACGCGCCTGCTTCAACCAGGCCATCATCAAAAAATGGCCGCTGTACCTCAGCACCAAGAACACCATCCTGAAAAAATACGATGGCCGTTTCAAAGATATCTTTGAAGAGACTTACCAGAAAGAGTTCAAAGCCGAATTTGAAAAGCTGGGCCTCACCTACGAGCATCGCCTGATCGATGACATGGTGGCCTCCGCACTGAAATGGCACGGCAACTTCGTATGGGCGTGCAAGAACTATGATGGTGACGTACAGTCCGACACCGTTGCACAAGGCTTCGGCTCCCTCGGTCTGATGACCTCCACCCTGGTCACTCCCGATGGCAAGACCATGGAAGCGGAAGCCGCGCATGGCACCGTTACCCGTCACTACCGCGACCATCAGGCTGGCAAACCCACATCCACCAACCCCATCGCCTCCATCTTCGCATGGACCCGCGGCCTGGAGTTCCGTGGCAAGCTGGACAATAACCAGGAACTGATCAACTTCGCACAGGCCCTGGAGCAGGTGTGCATCGAAACCGTTGAAAGCGGCAAAATGACGAAAGACCTGGCCGTATGTATCCACGGTAATAAAGTAGAGCATGGCAAACACTACCTCTACACCGAAGAGTTCCTGCAGGAGCTGGATACAGCGCTGAAAGCGAAACTTGGCAAATAA
- the icd gene encoding NADP-dependent isocitrate dehydrogenase, with amino-acid sequence MPAEKIQMTNGQIKVPAHPIIPFIIGDGIGPDIWRASVRVFDAAVEKAYGGERKIEWKEVLAGEKAHNATGEWLPKETLDALKEYLVSIKGPLSTPVGGGIRSLNVAMRQELDLYACVRPVRWFNKVPSPVKHPEKVDMVIFRENTEDIYAGIEYMYGTEDANKLLKFLQDELKVKQIRFPETSSFGIKPVSKEGTERLVRAAIRYAIEHKRPTVSIVHKGNIMKFTEGGFKHWGYELAAREFGDQVYTWEQWEKTKKEKGEDEANREMKVALALNKVLINDVIADNFLQQILLAPQDYSVIATLNLNGDYISDALAAAVGGIGIAPGANINYTTGHAVFEATHGTAPRFADTDTMNPSSVILSGVMMLEYMGWKEAADIIVHGLSTAIMRKRVTIDFYKLMDDATLVKCSEFADEIIKQL; translated from the coding sequence ATGCCGGCAGAAAAAATTCAGATGACGAACGGGCAGATCAAAGTTCCTGCCCACCCGATTATTCCTTTTATCATTGGCGATGGCATTGGCCCGGATATCTGGCGCGCCAGTGTGAGGGTGTTCGATGCGGCCGTTGAAAAGGCTTATGGCGGGGAAAGGAAAATTGAATGGAAAGAAGTACTGGCTGGAGAGAAAGCCCACAATGCCACCGGTGAATGGCTGCCGAAAGAAACCCTTGACGCGCTGAAGGAATACCTGGTATCCATCAAAGGCCCGCTGAGCACTCCGGTTGGCGGCGGTATCCGTTCCCTGAACGTAGCCATGCGCCAGGAGCTGGACCTGTATGCCTGTGTGCGCCCCGTCCGCTGGTTCAACAAAGTGCCCTCCCCTGTCAAACACCCTGAAAAGGTGGATATGGTCATCTTCCGCGAGAACACGGAAGACATCTACGCGGGTATCGAATACATGTACGGAACGGAAGATGCCAACAAACTCCTCAAGTTCCTGCAGGACGAACTGAAAGTAAAACAGATCCGCTTTCCTGAAACCTCCTCCTTCGGCATCAAACCGGTGTCCAAAGAAGGAACGGAAAGGCTGGTACGCGCTGCCATCCGGTATGCCATCGAACATAAACGGCCTACCGTCAGCATCGTGCATAAAGGCAATATCATGAAGTTCACCGAAGGCGGCTTCAAGCACTGGGGCTATGAGCTGGCGGCAAGGGAATTCGGCGATCAGGTGTACACCTGGGAGCAATGGGAAAAAACGAAGAAAGAAAAAGGGGAAGATGAAGCCAACCGTGAAATGAAAGTAGCGCTGGCGCTAAACAAAGTACTTATCAATGATGTGATCGCCGATAACTTCCTGCAGCAGATACTGCTGGCCCCGCAGGACTATTCCGTGATCGCCACCCTGAACCTGAACGGCGACTATATCTCCGATGCATTGGCTGCAGCTGTAGGCGGCATCGGTATCGCCCCCGGCGCCAATATCAACTACACTACCGGCCACGCCGTATTTGAAGCTACGCACGGCACTGCTCCCCGCTTCGCGGATACAGATACCATGAACCCTTCATCCGTGATCCTCAGCGGTGTGATGATGCTGGAATACATGGGCTGGAAAGAAGCAGCGGACATTATCGTTCATGGCCTCAGCACCGCCATCATGCGCAAACGCGTAACGATTGATTTCTACAAGCTGATGGATGATGCCACCCTCGTAAAATGCAGCGAGTTCGCGGATGAGATCATCAAACAACTGTAA
- a CDS encoding LiaI-LiaF-like domain-containing protein, with product MSKCNRHSDNSGSGLWGGVALLCVGLFFLLRKMDVSLPHWLFSWEMLLIVIGFLMGIKSRFQGATWFIITAVGAVFLLDDILPFTWHLDRYLWPVLLMVLGIYLIGRSASRKQRYAEYMPGEGGNGGHSGFSSSSSAGGDDFLEMTSIFSGNNRTVLSKNFRGGTVSTIFGSTELNFMQADIRGEVMLEITTVFGGVELTVPANWEVKTAVDTIFGGIEDKRSAVVTPMPDKVLVLKGSCIFGGVEIKSY from the coding sequence ATGAGCAAGTGTAATCGTCATTCTGATAATAGTGGTAGCGGTCTGTGGGGCGGTGTTGCGTTATTGTGCGTAGGCCTGTTCTTTTTGCTCCGCAAAATGGATGTGAGCCTTCCCCACTGGCTGTTTTCCTGGGAGATGCTGCTGATCGTCATCGGCTTCCTGATGGGTATCAAGAGCAGGTTCCAGGGCGCTACCTGGTTCATTATTACCGCGGTGGGCGCCGTTTTTCTGCTGGATGATATCCTGCCGTTCACCTGGCACCTGGACCGCTATCTGTGGCCTGTGCTGCTGATGGTGCTCGGTATCTATCTCATCGGGCGTTCCGCCAGCCGGAAACAGCGGTATGCGGAATACATGCCGGGGGAAGGCGGCAACGGCGGACATAGCGGTTTCAGCAGCAGCAGTAGCGCCGGCGGGGATGATTTCCTGGAGATGACCTCCATATTCAGCGGGAATAACCGCACCGTCCTGTCCAAGAACTTCAGGGGAGGAACGGTGTCCACCATTTTCGGAAGCACGGAACTGAACTTCATGCAGGCCGACATCAGGGGAGAAGTGATGCTGGAAATTACCACCGTATTCGGCGGCGTGGAGCTGACCGTTCCTGCCAACTGGGAGGTGAAAACGGCTGTGGACACCATTTTTGGAGGGATTGAAGACAAACGCTCCGCGGTGGTAACGCCCATGCCGGACAAAGTGCTCGTTTTAAAAGGCTCCTGCATATTCGGGGGCGTAGAAATCAAAAGTTACTGA
- a CDS encoding DUF4288 domain-containing protein, which translates to MAKIVYQIICGKGEHIPQFDEQLRLISAVNRQEAWRKAQEIGQQEQYAFHNQKQELVEWRFINVPELHTLDELKDGMEIYSRVEEPDNAGSYIALLQMKAAQLQSQKLFELNV; encoded by the coding sequence GTGGCGAAAATCGTTTACCAGATCATCTGCGGAAAAGGGGAGCATATTCCCCAGTTCGACGAGCAGTTGCGCCTTATCAGCGCTGTGAACAGGCAGGAAGCCTGGCGCAAGGCACAGGAGATCGGGCAGCAGGAACAGTATGCCTTCCATAACCAGAAACAGGAACTGGTGGAGTGGCGTTTCATCAACGTACCGGAACTCCATACGCTGGACGAGCTGAAAGACGGTATGGAAATATACTCCCGTGTGGAAGAGCCTGACAATGCCGGGAGCTATATTGCCCTGTTGCAGATGAAAGCTGCACAGCTGCAGTCGCAAAAGCTCTTTGAGCTGAATGTTTAA
- a CDS encoding sensor histidine kinase: MANNLLKVNPFRWSLLIAVGVFINLHRVIMNYWLGIDLVISAIDSAVHTILLAGAVALVAQTLAFYRPMKGKYSFVAIFTGAVSLVWAGVVICILRSIYSDNLLYVQWLSDTTPIRFALGWTVITGTGFIAFFTYEMQEQQEALARKEAAEKLAREAELYKLRQQLQPHFLFNSLNSINALVSIRPEEAREMIQKLSDFLRGTLKKEDQLWIPLKEELQYLRLYLDIEKVRFRHRLTTDIVEEDGMQHMQIPPMLLQPVVENAIKFGLYDTTEAININIRASQENGLLKVSVSNPFDPALQHQPSLGTGFGLNSIRRRLYLLFARQDLLETHIDGQLFTTIIKVPQLHDKSSSDR; encoded by the coding sequence TTGGCCAACAACCTGCTCAAAGTAAATCCTTTCCGATGGTCATTGCTGATCGCAGTGGGCGTGTTCATCAACCTGCACCGGGTGATCATGAACTATTGGCTGGGAATAGACCTGGTGATATCCGCGATCGACAGTGCCGTACATACCATATTGCTGGCGGGAGCGGTTGCCCTGGTAGCGCAGACGCTGGCATTTTATCGTCCCATGAAAGGGAAATATTCATTTGTGGCTATCTTTACCGGGGCCGTCAGCCTCGTCTGGGCCGGTGTGGTGATCTGCATATTGCGGAGCATCTATAGCGACAATCTGCTGTATGTGCAATGGCTTTCAGATACCACGCCGATCCGTTTTGCATTGGGGTGGACGGTGATCACGGGTACCGGGTTCATTGCATTCTTCACATATGAAATGCAGGAACAGCAGGAAGCGCTGGCCAGAAAGGAAGCCGCGGAAAAGCTGGCCAGGGAAGCGGAACTGTACAAGCTCCGCCAGCAGCTGCAGCCGCATTTCCTGTTCAACAGCCTGAACTCCATCAATGCGCTGGTGAGCATCCGCCCGGAAGAGGCGCGGGAGATGATCCAGAAGCTCAGCGATTTTCTGCGGGGCACACTCAAAAAGGAAGATCAGCTGTGGATACCGCTGAAAGAAGAATTGCAATATCTCCGGCTGTACCTCGATATCGAAAAGGTGCGTTTCCGCCATCGTTTAACGACGGATATTGTGGAGGAAGACGGGATGCAGCATATGCAGATACCGCCGATGTTATTGCAACCAGTTGTGGAGAACGCCATCAAGTTCGGGTTGTACGATACCACGGAAGCGATCAATATCAACATCCGGGCCAGCCAGGAGAACGGCTTGCTGAAGGTATCCGTTTCCAATCCCTTCGATCCGGCCCTGCAGCATCAGCCCTCGCTGGGCACCGGCTTCGGTCTTAATTCCATCCGCAGGCGCCTGTACCTGCTTTTTGCACGGCAGGACCTGCTGGAGACACATATTGATGGTCAGCTATTCACAACAATCATAAAAGTACCGCAACTCCATGATAAAAGCAGTTCTGATAGATGA
- a CDS encoding LytTR family DNA-binding domain-containing protein has protein sequence MIKAVLIDDEPLARELVREYLQGHPGITIVAECNDGFEGLKAIQQHAPDLIFLDIQMPKINGFEMLELVDKLPCVIFTTAFEEYAIRAFEVNAIDYLLKPFSRERFDKALQKMLERKSEDRVTAELLEAAGREVPMQHNRVVVKINGKIRIIPVQEIDYLEAADDYVKIVTAEGTFLKNKTMAFFEKMLDASQFIRVHRSYILNVSRITRIDPYEKETYLAILRDGSKILVSKTGYPRLKEVLGL, from the coding sequence ATGATAAAAGCAGTTCTGATAGATGATGAGCCACTGGCGCGCGAACTGGTCCGGGAATATCTTCAGGGCCATCCCGGGATCACCATTGTGGCGGAATGCAACGACGGGTTCGAAGGATTGAAAGCCATACAACAGCATGCGCCTGACCTGATATTCCTGGATATACAGATGCCGAAGATCAATGGCTTTGAAATGCTGGAGCTGGTGGACAAGCTCCCCTGCGTGATCTTCACCACCGCTTTTGAAGAATATGCCATCCGGGCATTTGAAGTAAATGCGATCGACTATCTGTTAAAACCCTTTTCCCGTGAGCGGTTCGACAAAGCCCTTCAGAAGATGCTGGAACGGAAATCGGAAGACAGGGTTACCGCAGAGCTGCTGGAAGCGGCGGGCCGTGAAGTGCCCATGCAGCACAACCGCGTAGTGGTGAAGATCAACGGAAAGATCAGGATCATTCCTGTTCAGGAGATCGATTACCTGGAAGCGGCGGATGATTACGTAAAGATCGTCACGGCCGAAGGCACTTTCCTGAAAAATAAAACCATGGCCTTCTTTGAAAAGATGCTGGATGCATCACAATTCATCCGTGTACATCGCTCCTATATCCTCAACGTTTCCCGGATCACCCGCATCGATCCGTATGAAAAGGAAACTTACCTGGCGATCCTGCGGGACGGGAGCAAGATACTGGTGAGCAAGACGGGTTACCCCAGGCTGAAGGAAGTATTGGGCCTGTAG